The Collimonas fungivorans Ter331 genome has a segment encoding these proteins:
- the ftsZ gene encoding cell division protein FtsZ — translation MEIDMLDNATLGTVIKVVGVGGAGGNAVQHMINKGVSGVEFIAANTDAQALKQSKAHNVIQIGETGLGAGMKPSVGRQLAEESRGRIEDALRGAHMVFIAAGMGGGTGTGAAPVVAQIAKELGALTVAVVSKPFSYEGQKCMDIADEGLEALSQHVDSLIIILNEKLEEIYEDDSMMEWLQHADDVLNNAVAGIAEIINVPGHINVDFNDVKTIMGEQGKAMMGTATASGVDRARLAAEQAVASPLLDGIDLSGARGVLVNVTASRSLKGKEIKEVMATVRAFAAPDASIAQGIAYDETMGDDIRVTVVATGLGRARKAVQLVQAPMMRTGTHNEPMMHGQASVGHGSSSFEGMKAPAVWRRESASDTVRALEKNGMETYDIPAFLRKQAD, via the coding sequence ATGGAAATCGATATGCTTGACAATGCAACTTTGGGCACCGTGATTAAAGTTGTCGGCGTCGGTGGCGCCGGCGGCAATGCGGTCCAACATATGATCAACAAGGGTGTGTCAGGAGTGGAGTTCATCGCCGCCAACACCGATGCGCAGGCGCTCAAGCAATCGAAGGCGCATAACGTGATCCAGATCGGCGAGACCGGACTGGGCGCGGGCATGAAGCCGTCGGTGGGTCGTCAGCTAGCCGAGGAATCGCGCGGCCGGATCGAAGACGCATTGCGCGGCGCGCACATGGTGTTCATCGCTGCGGGCATGGGCGGCGGCACCGGCACCGGCGCTGCGCCGGTGGTGGCGCAGATCGCCAAGGAACTGGGTGCGCTGACGGTGGCGGTGGTGTCGAAGCCGTTTTCGTATGAAGGCCAGAAATGCATGGACATCGCCGACGAAGGTCTGGAAGCCCTGTCCCAGCATGTTGATTCGCTGATCATCATTCTCAACGAGAAGCTCGAAGAGATTTATGAAGACGACAGCATGATGGAATGGCTGCAGCACGCCGACGACGTCCTCAACAACGCTGTCGCCGGGATCGCCGAAATCATCAATGTGCCAGGCCACATCAACGTCGACTTCAATGACGTCAAGACCATCATGGGCGAACAAGGCAAGGCCATGATGGGAACCGCCACTGCATCCGGCGTCGATCGCGCGCGCCTGGCGGCGGAGCAGGCGGTTGCCTCGCCGCTGCTGGACGGCATCGATCTGTCCGGCGCCCGCGGGGTGCTGGTCAACGTCACGGCCAGCCGCAGCCTGAAGGGGAAGGAAATCAAGGAAGTCATGGCGACCGTGCGTGCGTTTGCGGCGCCGGACGCTTCGATTGCCCAGGGCATCGCCTACGACGAAACCATGGGCGACGATATCCGCGTCACCGTGGTGGCGACCGGCCTGGGCCGTGCGCGCAAGGCTGTGCAGCTGGTGCAGGCGCCGATGATGCGCACCGGCACCCACAACGAGCCGATGATGCACGGCCAGGCTTCCGTGGGACACGGCAGCTCGTCGTTCGAAGGCATGAAGGCGCCGGCGGTATGGCGTCGCGAGTCGGCTTCCGACACGGTGCGGGCTTTGGAAAAGAACGGCATGGAAACCTACGACATTCCGGCTTTCCTGCGCAAGCAAGCGGACTAA
- the ftsA gene encoding cell division protein FtsA, with amino-acid sequence MTKDAKNLIVGLDIGTSKVVAVVAEVLSDGRHEVIGLGQAESKGLKKGVVVNIEATVESIQRALEEAELMADCKIRNVYTGIAGSHIRSFNSSGMVAIKDKEVSAADVSRVIETAKAVNIPTDQQLLHTVPQEFIVDSQEDVREPIGMSGIRLEVKVHIVTGAVSAVQNIVKCIRRCGLEVSDLILQPMASADAVLTPDEKELGVVLVDIGGGTTDVAVFTEGAIRHTAVIPIAGDQITNDIAMALRTPTNEAEEIKLRYGVAKQILADPGETLEVPGLGDRNPRTLSRQALAAVIEPRVEELFALVHQVVRESGYEEVLSSGVVLTGGSAMMPGMIELAEDIFLKPARLGTPDYRGQLADVVRSPRYSTVLGLLLEAKKQYLRGYIVTRQEGSAKAIWQRMKEWFLGNF; translated from the coding sequence ATGACAAAAGACGCAAAAAACCTGATCGTCGGTCTCGACATCGGCACCTCCAAGGTGGTGGCCGTGGTAGCCGAGGTATTGTCCGACGGGCGCCATGAAGTCATCGGCCTGGGCCAGGCTGAGTCCAAGGGGCTGAAAAAAGGCGTGGTGGTGAACATCGAGGCCACCGTCGAATCTATCCAGCGTGCGCTGGAAGAAGCGGAGCTGATGGCCGACTGCAAGATTCGCAACGTCTACACCGGGATCGCAGGCAGCCATATCCGCAGCTTCAACTCCAGCGGCATGGTGGCGATCAAGGACAAGGAAGTCAGCGCGGCCGACGTCTCGCGCGTTATAGAAACGGCGAAGGCGGTCAACATCCCGACCGACCAGCAGTTGCTGCATACGGTGCCGCAGGAATTTATTGTGGACAGCCAGGAAGATGTGCGTGAACCAATCGGCATGAGCGGCATCCGACTGGAAGTCAAGGTGCACATCGTGACCGGCGCGGTGTCTGCAGTGCAGAACATCGTCAAGTGCATCCGCCGCTGCGGCCTGGAAGTATCGGACCTGATCTTGCAGCCGATGGCCTCGGCCGATGCGGTGCTGACGCCCGACGAGAAAGAGCTGGGCGTGGTGCTGGTCGATATCGGCGGCGGCACCACCGACGTTGCGGTGTTCACCGAAGGTGCGATTCGGCATACCGCGGTGATCCCGATTGCCGGCGACCAGATCACCAACGACATCGCGATGGCGCTGCGTACGCCGACCAACGAGGCGGAAGAGATCAAACTGCGCTACGGCGTGGCCAAGCAGATCCTGGCCGATCCGGGCGAGACGCTGGAAGTGCCCGGCCTGGGCGACCGCAATCCGCGCACCCTGTCGCGCCAGGCCTTGGCGGCAGTGATCGAGCCGCGGGTCGAAGAACTGTTTGCGCTGGTGCACCAGGTGGTGCGCGAGTCGGGGTACGAAGAGGTGCTGTCGAGCGGAGTGGTGCTGACTGGCGGTTCGGCCATGATGCCCGGCATGATCGAGCTGGCGGAGGATATTTTCCTCAAGCCGGCACGGCTGGGGACGCCGGACTACCGCGGCCAGCTGGCCGACGTGGTGCGCAGCCCGCGTTATTCGACCGTGCTGGGCCTGCTGCTGGAAGCGAAGAAACAATACCTGCGCGGTTATATCGTGACGCGCCAGGAAGGTTCGGCGAAGGCGATCTGGCAGCGCATGAAGGAATGGTTCCTGGGTAATTTTTAA
- a CDS encoding cell division protein FtsQ/DivIB: MWQDIKMLNAISGTLLGLAALALLASGVWWLAQRPMFTLKTIRIEGAGQSELRRVNPLIVRASALPRIKGNFFTANLDTVRSAFESVPWVRKAAVQREWPNTLIVTIEEHQPLATWDDDGRLLSVYGDLFTANLDEAEEDGELLRLSGPKGSEKDVTARLADFRAWFAPLKLNPVEVDLSSRYAWTVKLDNGMTVELGREQNKSTLKDRVERLVQIYPQLLSRLQNRIESVDMRYPNGLALKASGLSTGLGSKKK, from the coding sequence ATGTGGCAAGACATCAAAATGCTGAACGCGATTTCCGGCACCCTGCTGGGGCTGGCTGCGCTCGCATTGCTGGCGTCTGGCGTCTGGTGGCTGGCGCAGCGTCCGATGTTTACGCTGAAGACGATCAGGATCGAGGGTGCGGGGCAGAGCGAGCTGCGGCGCGTCAACCCATTGATCGTCCGCGCCAGCGCGCTGCCCCGCATCAAGGGCAATTTTTTCACGGCCAACCTGGATACGGTGCGCAGCGCATTCGAATCGGTGCCGTGGGTGCGCAAGGCGGCGGTGCAGCGCGAATGGCCGAATACGCTGATCGTGACGATTGAAGAGCATCAGCCATTGGCCACCTGGGACGATGACGGCCGCCTGCTGTCGGTGTATGGCGACTTGTTTACCGCCAACCTCGACGAAGCGGAGGAAGACGGCGAACTGCTGCGCCTGTCGGGTCCGAAGGGCAGCGAGAAAGATGTTACGGCGCGCCTGGCGGATTTTCGGGCATGGTTTGCGCCGTTGAAGCTGAACCCGGTAGAGGTGGATTTATCGAGCCGTTATGCGTGGACCGTGAAACTGGACAACGGCATGACGGTGGAGTTGGGGCGTGAGCAAAACAAGAGCACGCTGAAAGACCGTGTGGAACGGCTGGTGCAGATTTATCCGCAGCTGCTGTCGCGTTTGCAGAACCGGATTGAGAGTGTAGATATGCGGTATCCGAATGGCTTGGCGCTGAAGGCGAGCGGCTTGTCGACCGGATTGGGAAGCAAGAAAAAATAA
- a CDS encoding D-alanine--D-alanine ligase, translating to MSKKKTGHQFGKVGVLFGGRSAEREVSIMSGNGVLKALKSHGVDAHLFDTRERSLAELAAEKFDRVFIALHGRYGEDGTLQGALEQLGIPYTGPGVMASAIGMDKVMTKRIWQSMGLPTPRFIVLDSHSATREELRQVPDVLGLPLMLKAPHEGSTIGISKVVGYSDMSEGFALCAKFDEKVLAEEFVAGRELTVPVLGAGRRARTLPIVEIRAPEGNYDYQHKYFTDDTKYLCPAPLDEALTQRIQALAVQAFNALGCEGWARVDFMLRSSDNEPYLLEINTSPGMTSHSLVPMAAKADGVSYEDLCVEILKSASLDLKPSADWKPD from the coding sequence ATGAGCAAAAAAAAGACAGGTCATCAATTCGGCAAAGTCGGCGTGCTGTTCGGCGGCCGTTCGGCCGAGCGCGAAGTTTCCATCATGTCCGGCAACGGCGTGCTGAAGGCATTGAAAAGCCATGGCGTCGACGCCCATCTGTTTGATACGCGCGAGCGCAGCCTGGCCGAACTGGCGGCGGAGAAATTCGATCGCGTGTTCATCGCCCTGCATGGCCGTTACGGCGAAGACGGAACTTTGCAAGGCGCGCTGGAGCAGCTCGGCATCCCTTATACCGGGCCGGGCGTGATGGCGTCGGCGATAGGCATGGATAAGGTCATGACCAAGCGCATCTGGCAAAGCATGGGTCTGCCGACGCCGCGTTTTATCGTACTGGATTCGCACAGTGCAACCCGCGAAGAACTGCGCCAGGTGCCGGACGTGCTGGGTTTGCCATTGATGCTGAAAGCGCCGCATGAAGGATCGACTATCGGCATCAGCAAGGTGGTCGGCTATTCGGACATGAGCGAAGGTTTTGCCTTGTGCGCCAAATTCGATGAAAAAGTGCTGGCGGAAGAATTCGTCGCCGGCCGCGAGCTGACGGTGCCGGTGCTCGGCGCCGGCCGCCGTGCGCGGACTTTGCCTATCGTCGAGATTCGCGCGCCGGAAGGCAATTACGACTATCAGCATAAATATTTTACCGACGACACCAAGTATCTGTGTCCGGCGCCCTTGGATGAGGCGCTGACGCAGCGCATACAGGCGCTGGCGGTGCAGGCTTTCAATGCACTGGGATGCGAAGGCTGGGCGCGGGTCGATTTCATGCTGCGCTCTTCCGACAACGAACCGTACCTGCTGGAGATCAACACTTCGCCAGGCATGACTAGCCATTCGCTGGTGCCGATGGCGGCCAAGGCGGACGGTGTGAGCTACGAAGACCTGTGTGTGGAAATACTGAAGTCGGCCTCGCTGGACCTGAAGCCGTCGGCAGACTGGAAGCCGGACTGA
- the murC gene encoding UDP-N-acetylmuramate--L-alanine ligase, with translation MKHKVKNIHFVGIGGSGMSGIAEVLLNLGYTISGSDLGDNAATRRLAGLGAKVSRGHAAANIDQAHAIVTSTAVQADNPEVVAAREKHIPIVPRAVMLAELMRLKRGIAIAGTHGKTTTTSLVASVLAQGGLDPTFVIGGRLTSAGANAKLGSGDFIVAEADESDASFLNLSPVIEVITNIDADHMDTYDHDFGKLKQAFVEFTQRLPFYGVAVLCMDDANVREIMPQISKLITTYGFHADADVRAIDAKAVAGHMQFTVIQKGYAAMPISLNQPGMHNVQNACAAIAIARELGVADAAIQQALTEFNGVGRRFTRYGEIKLQDAAGKPNGEFALVDDYGHHPVETAATISAARGAYPGRRLVLVFQPHRYTRTRDLFEDFVKVLSTVDVLVLAEVYAAGEAPIIAADGRALAHALRVAGMAELVFVEDINDMPASVLNLVRDGDVVMTMGAGSISGVPGKLAQLVEQ, from the coding sequence ATGAAGCATAAAGTAAAAAACATACATTTCGTCGGTATCGGCGGCAGTGGCATGAGCGGCATCGCCGAGGTGCTGCTCAATCTCGGCTATACGATTTCCGGTTCCGATCTTGGCGATAACGCTGCGACCCGGCGCCTGGCCGGTCTTGGCGCCAAAGTCAGCCGCGGCCACGCCGCCGCGAATATCGACCAGGCGCACGCGATCGTCACATCGACCGCGGTGCAGGCGGACAATCCGGAAGTCGTCGCTGCGCGCGAGAAGCACATTCCGATCGTGCCGCGCGCGGTCATGCTGGCGGAACTGATGCGCCTCAAGCGCGGCATCGCGATTGCCGGCACCCATGGCAAGACGACAACCACCAGCCTGGTGGCGAGCGTACTGGCCCAGGGCGGCCTGGATCCGACCTTCGTCATCGGCGGCCGCCTCACCAGCGCCGGCGCCAACGCCAAGCTGGGTTCGGGCGATTTCATCGTGGCCGAGGCCGATGAATCCGATGCGTCGTTCCTGAACCTATCGCCGGTGATCGAAGTGATCACCAACATCGATGCCGATCACATGGATACCTATGACCATGATTTCGGCAAGCTGAAGCAGGCTTTTGTCGAGTTTACCCAGCGCCTGCCGTTTTACGGCGTGGCGGTGCTGTGCATGGACGATGCCAACGTGCGTGAAATCATGCCGCAGATTTCCAAGCTGATCACCACCTACGGTTTCCACGCCGACGCCGACGTGCGTGCGATCGATGCCAAGGCGGTAGCCGGCCACATGCAGTTCACGGTGATCCAGAAAGGCTATGCGGCGATGCCGATCAGCCTGAACCAGCCGGGCATGCACAACGTCCAGAACGCTTGCGCGGCGATTGCGATTGCACGCGAACTGGGGGTCGCGGATGCCGCGATCCAGCAGGCGCTGACCGAATTCAACGGCGTCGGCCGCCGCTTCACGCGCTACGGCGAAATCAAGCTGCAGGACGCCGCCGGCAAGCCAAACGGCGAATTCGCCCTGGTCGACGACTATGGCCATCACCCGGTGGAAACCGCGGCGACGATTTCGGCGGCGCGCGGCGCTTATCCCGGACGGCGCCTGGTGCTGGTGTTCCAGCCGCACCGCTACACCCGTACTCGCGATCTGTTTGAAGATTTCGTAAAAGTGTTGTCGACGGTGGATGTGCTGGTGCTGGCGGAAGTGTATGCCGCCGGCGAAGCGCCGATCATTGCCGCCGACGGGCGCGCCCTGGCGCATGCCTTGCGGGTGGCGGGCATGGCCGAGCTGGTGTTTGTGGAAGACATCAACGACATGCCGGCGTCGGTCCTGAACCTGGTGCGCGACGGCGATGTAGTGATGACGATGGGCGCCGGTTCGATCAGCGGTGTGCCCGGCAAGCTGGCGCAATTGGTAGAGCAATAG
- the murG gene encoding undecaprenyldiphospho-muramoylpentapeptide beta-N-acetylglucosaminyltransferase translates to MSLGTKRLLIMAAGTGGHIFPGLAIADTMRARGWQVSWLGTTHGMERDLVPQHGIEMDQITFSGLRGKGLAHTLRGVWRLLASFPACFRILGRRQADVVLGMGGYVTVPGGAMARLRGVPLVLVNADAALLLSNKTLTPLAQRVLFGFPADFGKAASKALVTGNPVRKEILALPLPDQRYGGRIGPLRLLVVGGSLGAKALNDCLPAALALIPADLRPSITHQSGKQHIDALRSAYAAAGVTAEVVAFIDDMPRRYADADLVICRAGAITISELTAAGVASVLVPLVASTTSHQRDNARWMATQKAAIHLPQTDLSKERLAALLTRISRQDCQTMAQAAYENGRRDANQAIAQVLEELAGAQ, encoded by the coding sequence ATGAGCCTCGGCACAAAACGTCTATTGATAATGGCCGCAGGTACCGGCGGCCACATATTTCCTGGCCTGGCGATTGCCGACACCATGCGTGCGCGCGGCTGGCAAGTCAGCTGGCTGGGAACTACCCATGGCATGGAGCGCGACCTGGTGCCGCAGCATGGCATCGAGATGGACCAGATCACCTTTTCCGGCCTGCGCGGCAAAGGCCTGGCGCATACCTTGCGCGGCGTCTGGCGCTTGCTGGCCAGTTTCCCTGCCTGTTTCCGCATCCTGGGCCGGCGCCAGGCCGATGTGGTGCTGGGCATGGGCGGTTATGTGACGGTGCCAGGCGGCGCGATGGCGCGCTTGCGCGGCGTGCCGCTGGTGCTGGTGAACGCCGACGCGGCGCTGCTGTTGTCGAACAAGACCCTGACGCCGCTGGCGCAGCGGGTGCTGTTCGGATTCCCCGCGGATTTTGGCAAGGCCGCAAGCAAGGCGCTGGTCACCGGCAATCCGGTGCGCAAGGAAATCCTGGCCTTGCCGCTGCCGGACCAGCGTTACGGCGGCCGCATCGGTCCTTTGCGTTTGCTGGTGGTGGGCGGCAGCCTGGGCGCGAAGGCGCTCAACGATTGTTTGCCGGCAGCCCTGGCCTTGATTCCGGCCGACCTGCGGCCCAGCATCACGCATCAGTCCGGCAAGCAGCATATCGATGCCTTGCGCAGCGCTTATGCCGCAGCCGGCGTGACAGCGGAGGTGGTGGCGTTCATCGACGACATGCCGCGCCGTTATGCCGACGCCGACCTGGTGATTTGCCGCGCCGGCGCGATCACGATTTCGGAACTGACCGCGGCTGGCGTCGCCAGCGTGCTGGTGCCGCTGGTGGCGTCGACCACTTCGCACCAGCGCGACAATGCGCGCTGGATGGCGACTCAGAAAGCGGCGATCCATTTGCCGCAGACAGACTTGAGCAAAGAGCGCCTGGCCGCGCTGCTGACGCGGATTTCGCGCCAGGACTGCCAGACGATGGCGCAGGCAGCATATGAAAACGGCCGGCGCGACGCCAACCAGGCGATCGCGCAGGTCCTCGAAGAATTGGCAGGTGCGCAATGA
- the ftsW gene encoding putative lipid II flippase FtsW, with protein MKFAFPSFSGKPADNAPARPRTLDSQKPGVQRSKMMEYDQPLVWVVVLLMLFGLVMVYSASIALPDSPKYSNYTNGHFLVRQAIFIGVSLLAGLVTFRIPIATWQRWAPYLFVITLILLAMVLVPGLGRGVNGAKRWLSFRVFNLQPSELMKLFIVLYAANYTVRKQEVMHKLTKGFLPMTAAVGLVGLLLMLEPDLGALGVIVCIAMGILFLGGINGVWFGGIGAMLAGMFTLVIWLSPWRRERIFAYLNPWAEENALGKAYQLSHSLIAFGRGELFGVGLGASVEKLHYLPEAHTDFLLAVIGEELGFAGVLVVVMLFYWIIKRSFEIGRQAIAMDQTFAGLTAKGIGIWIGVQTFINMGVNLGLLPTKGLTLPLMSYGGSGVLINCVGLAILLRIDYENRVLMRGGRA; from the coding sequence ATGAAATTCGCCTTCCCATCATTTTCAGGCAAGCCGGCGGATAATGCGCCGGCGCGGCCGCGCACGCTCGACAGCCAGAAACCCGGCGTCCAGCGTTCGAAAATGATGGAGTACGACCAGCCGCTGGTGTGGGTGGTCGTGTTGCTGATGCTGTTCGGCCTGGTGATGGTGTATTCGGCTTCGATCGCGCTGCCAGATTCGCCCAAGTATTCGAACTATACCAACGGCCATTTCCTGGTGCGGCAGGCGATTTTCATCGGCGTTTCGCTGCTGGCCGGGCTGGTGACCTTCCGCATTCCGATCGCCACCTGGCAGCGCTGGGCGCCGTACCTGTTCGTGATTACCCTGATCCTGCTGGCGATGGTGCTGGTGCCGGGTCTGGGGCGCGGCGTCAACGGCGCCAAGCGCTGGCTGTCGTTCCGCGTATTCAACCTGCAGCCGTCGGAATTGATGAAGCTGTTCATTGTCCTGTACGCCGCCAACTATACGGTGCGCAAGCAGGAAGTGATGCACAAGCTGACCAAGGGATTCCTGCCGATGACCGCCGCGGTCGGGCTGGTCGGCCTGCTGCTGATGCTGGAGCCGGATCTCGGCGCGCTCGGCGTGATCGTCTGCATTGCGATGGGCATCCTGTTCCTGGGCGGGATCAACGGCGTCTGGTTCGGCGGCATAGGCGCCATGCTGGCCGGCATGTTCACCCTGGTGATCTGGCTGTCGCCATGGCGGCGCGAGCGGATCTTCGCTTACCTGAATCCATGGGCGGAAGAGAATGCCCTGGGCAAGGCTTATCAGCTGTCGCATTCGCTGATCGCTTTCGGCCGCGGCGAACTGTTCGGCGTCGGCCTTGGCGCCAGCGTCGAGAAACTGCATTACCTGCCGGAAGCGCATACCGATTTCCTGCTAGCGGTCATTGGCGAAGAACTGGGATTTGCCGGCGTGCTGGTGGTGGTCATGCTGTTTTACTGGATCATCAAGCGCTCTTTTGAAATCGGCCGCCAGGCGATCGCCATGGACCAGACTTTTGCCGGCTTGACGGCCAAGGGCATAGGGATCTGGATCGGTGTGCAGACTTTCATCAACATGGGCGTCAACCTGGGCCTGTTGCCGACCAAGGGCCTGACCTTGCCGCTGATGAGCTACGGCGGCTCCGGGGTGCTGATCAATTGTGTCGGCCTGGCGATCTTGCTGCGCATCGATTACGAAAACCGGGTTCTGATGCGCGGGGGACGGGCATGA